From Mesobacillus boroniphilus, the proteins below share one genomic window:
- a CDS encoding sugar ABC transporter ATP-binding protein, protein MSDYILEMNQISKEFTGVKALSDVNFKVKKGEIHCLIGENGAGKSTLMKVLSGVYPYGTYDGDIVFEGAVQQFNRISDSVNAGIAIIYQELALFPDLTVYENIFAGNEVKRGSIVDWNQTIVKAKEMLQKVKLDVSPETLVKDLSVGKQQLVEIAKALSKNVKLLILDEPTAALNEDDSENLLELLGDLKNQGITSIMISHKLKEVISIADQATVLRDGRTICTLDASKGEVAESIIIKNMVGREIEDIYPKRANKTFGDTILELRNWSAYDAQLGRQVVKDVDLHVKKGEIIGIAGLMGSGRTELALSIFGNPRFYKVQGDLLLSGESRKLKHPREAIKAGIAYVTEDRKGDGLFLLQDIKSNVSAAHLQGVSKNGVINDNEEIKIATDYKKSLNIKSSSLEQLVGNLSGGNQQKVSLGKWLFVGPKLLILDEPTRGIDVGAKFEIYTIMNKLISEGMSIIMISSELGEVLGMSDRVYVMAEGQIKGELSIDEANQEKIMQLATQ, encoded by the coding sequence ATGAGCGACTATATTTTGGAGATGAACCAGATATCAAAGGAGTTTACAGGAGTCAAAGCGCTCTCCGATGTAAATTTTAAAGTGAAAAAAGGCGAGATTCACTGTTTGATTGGGGAGAATGGTGCCGGCAAGTCCACCCTGATGAAGGTGCTCAGCGGTGTATATCCCTATGGCACATACGACGGGGATATCGTGTTCGAAGGGGCCGTGCAGCAGTTTAATAGAATCAGTGACAGTGTAAATGCTGGGATCGCAATTATTTACCAGGAGTTAGCATTGTTCCCTGATCTAACGGTTTATGAAAATATTTTCGCAGGCAACGAAGTAAAGCGCGGTTCGATCGTCGACTGGAACCAGACCATCGTGAAAGCGAAGGAAATGCTGCAAAAGGTGAAGCTGGATGTGAGCCCTGAAACGCTAGTGAAGGACTTGAGCGTAGGGAAGCAGCAGCTCGTCGAAATCGCCAAAGCGCTAAGCAAAAACGTAAAACTGCTCATTCTTGACGAACCAACTGCGGCATTAAATGAGGACGATAGCGAAAACCTGCTGGAGTTATTGGGGGACCTGAAAAATCAGGGCATCACAAGTATCATGATCTCGCACAAGCTGAAGGAAGTTATCTCCATTGCCGACCAGGCGACAGTTCTGCGGGATGGCCGGACGATCTGTACACTCGACGCCTCCAAAGGGGAAGTAGCCGAAAGCATCATCATTAAAAACATGGTTGGACGGGAAATTGAAGATATCTATCCAAAGAGAGCGAATAAAACCTTTGGGGATACCATCCTTGAATTGAGGAACTGGTCAGCATATGATGCTCAATTGGGCCGCCAGGTGGTAAAGGATGTCGATCTCCATGTGAAAAAGGGAGAAATCATCGGGATTGCCGGATTAATGGGCTCAGGACGGACTGAGCTTGCATTAAGTATTTTTGGCAACCCAAGGTTCTATAAGGTTCAGGGTGATTTGCTGTTAAGCGGCGAATCGAGAAAGCTAAAACACCCAAGAGAAGCCATCAAAGCAGGCATAGCTTATGTTACGGAAGATCGTAAGGGAGATGGGCTGTTTTTGCTTCAGGATATCAAAAGCAATGTTTCCGCTGCACATTTGCAGGGTGTCTCAAAAAATGGTGTCATAAATGATAATGAAGAAATAAAAATTGCAACGGACTATAAAAAATCCTTGAACATCAAATCATCTTCACTCGAGCAATTGGTTGGCAACTTGAGCGGAGGCAACCAGCAGAAGGTGTCCCTTGGCAAATGGCTGTTCGTTGGGCCGAAGCTGCTGATCCTGGATGAACCGACCCGCGGGATCGATGTTGGAGCTAAATTTGAAATCTACACAATCATGAACAAGTTAATAAGCGAAGGCATGAGTATTATCATGATTTCCTCTGAGCTTGGCGAGGTGCTCGGAATGAGTGACCGAGTGTATGTCATGGCGGAAGGGCAAATCAAAGGCGAATTGTCCATAGATGAGGCAAATCAAGAAAAAATCATGCAGCTTGCTACGCAATAG
- a CDS encoding DinB family protein: MKKRHEVLFNQLDSYRSYILVVADTVSDEDAEKIPAGFNNNIRWNLGHIYLDQFLWIQAVTKEPADVPEKFKSWFGYGTSPADFTEETPSFSELKELLKTQPARIKESYGERLEEEFEPTEMGMHTIEQVLTRTIFHEGMHLQTILDIKKCI; encoded by the coding sequence ATGAAAAAACGCCATGAAGTGTTGTTCAATCAGCTGGATTCCTATCGCAGCTATATTTTAGTTGTGGCAGATACGGTTTCTGATGAGGATGCGGAGAAAATCCCTGCAGGCTTCAACAATAATATCCGCTGGAACCTCGGACATATTTACCTTGATCAATTTTTATGGATCCAGGCGGTCACCAAGGAACCGGCAGATGTCCCTGAAAAGTTCAAATCCTGGTTTGGCTACGGTACCTCCCCCGCCGATTTCACAGAGGAAACACCTTCCTTCAGTGAGCTAAAAGAATTGCTGAAAACACAGCCTGCCAGGATAAAAGAATCCTATGGAGAGCGATTGGAAGAGGAATTCGAACCAACTGAGATGGGCATGCATACAATCGAGCAAGTATTAACACGAACGATCTTCCATGAAGGGATGCATTTGCAGACGATACTCGATATAAAAAAGTGTATTTAA
- a CDS encoding sensor histidine kinase, translated as MNKIQKKIWMLAMVVLVFMSAIWIALTYYNHKTQSQYNNILQRYLGFNEVSIASQQLVTDLNNYLLLPSPANLENISHSKEKIRNAKYEVYKLKNAENDFALTNYLNLIDSLMETADRALLFQSEKETEDSAKEFSEATRISMYISETSLTLLDKELKTYELMYRGIIAQSKELNKLGVWLFLLVTSLSMLLTYWISLSITRPVENLTRAANELSKGRFDLQIKVDSNDEIAFLAKTFDHMRVNINNLISEIQEKAQLEHELQQNKLLLQESQLISLQSQINPHFLFNTLNTLSKKAYLEGSEETSDMIVNVAGLLRYSLKRLDRAVTLFEEVAVLKQYIDIQKARFTERLQLHIEVDDACLGVQIPGLTLQPIIENAVIHAVEPEENGGVIWFRISDDGDKVRIEIEDDGSGMPEEKIRQILEGQQVIQTGGHSTGIGLSNVVKRLRLFYENEDVLEIQSEMGCGTKVVLNIPKTRRDGHHDKTPDRG; from the coding sequence ATGAACAAAATACAGAAAAAAATATGGATGCTCGCCATGGTCGTCCTGGTTTTTATGTCGGCAATTTGGATAGCGCTTACATATTACAACCACAAAACACAAAGCCAATATAACAATATTTTGCAAAGATATCTGGGGTTTAATGAAGTATCGATAGCGAGTCAGCAGCTTGTCACGGACCTGAATAATTACCTGCTGCTTCCTTCGCCGGCGAATTTAGAAAATATCAGCCACAGCAAGGAAAAAATCCGCAATGCAAAATACGAGGTCTATAAGCTGAAAAATGCAGAAAATGATTTCGCGCTTACAAACTATTTGAATCTTATTGATAGTCTGATGGAAACGGCAGACAGAGCTTTGCTGTTTCAGTCGGAAAAGGAAACCGAGGATTCTGCGAAGGAGTTTTCCGAAGCGACAAGGATTTCGATGTATATTTCCGAGACATCGCTCACTCTTCTCGACAAAGAATTGAAGACATACGAGTTGATGTACCGGGGAATCATTGCCCAATCTAAGGAACTCAACAAGCTGGGTGTCTGGCTGTTCCTGCTGGTCACAAGCTTAAGTATGCTATTAACCTATTGGATCTCGTTAAGTATTACGAGACCGGTAGAAAACCTGACGAGGGCAGCCAATGAATTGTCGAAGGGGCGATTCGACCTGCAGATCAAGGTTGATTCCAACGATGAAATTGCCTTCCTGGCCAAGACCTTCGATCATATGAGGGTCAATATCAATAACCTTATTTCAGAAATCCAGGAGAAGGCCCAGCTCGAGCATGAACTCCAGCAAAACAAGCTTCTCCTTCAGGAAAGTCAGCTAATCAGCCTTCAAAGCCAGATTAACCCGCATTTCCTGTTCAATACTTTGAATACCCTTTCAAAGAAAGCCTATCTGGAAGGATCTGAAGAAACGAGCGATATGATTGTGAATGTTGCTGGTTTATTGCGTTACAGCCTAAAACGGCTGGACAGGGCTGTTACGTTATTTGAGGAAGTAGCGGTTTTAAAACAGTATATTGACATTCAGAAAGCCAGATTCACCGAGCGTCTGCAGCTGCATATCGAGGTTGACGATGCTTGCCTAGGTGTGCAGATTCCCGGCCTGACCCTGCAGCCAATCATCGAAAATGCTGTCATTCATGCAGTCGAGCCTGAGGAGAATGGCGGTGTCATTTGGTTTCGTATTTCAGATGATGGAGACAAGGTACGAATTGAAATAGAAGACGACGGTTCGGGAATGCCAGAGGAGAAAATCAGGCAAATCCTCGAAGGGCAGCAGGTCATCCAAACAGGAGGCCACTCGACAGGGATCGGACTCAGTAACGTCGTGAAGCGCCTGCGGTTATTTTACGAAAATGAAGATGTGCTCGAGATACAAAGCGAAATGGGTTGCGGAACAAAAGTAGTCTTAAACATACCGAAAACGAGGAGGGACGGACATCATGATAAAACTCCTGATCGTGGATGA
- a CDS encoding sugar ABC transporter substrate-binding protein, with the protein MRKIGISLLTVITLILCYFTFSSAGKVFRSDWDVPERAASKVSQYRLVLITQELDTPFWDKVGAGAKRQAEDEGASLEVWGSYGKNQEDFLKKVEIAIHSKVDGIIVQGLDSDEFKNLTKVKAAFYGIPIITVANDVPMTESLRRTYVGSDQYMAGRMIAKQIVSDIDSKGKIILMSDSRHEYYQNQRLTGMQDVFKDYPNIKIINAETTEARDQIIATTRDMLNKTPDADGFIAVNANIAGSMIQEISRRSQVEPFHIYTFDDAPDSLSLLMRGQVDGVIEQSPEEMGIVSVNLIMKWLRNETVPLDKNGYLTDIRMLKAMDRK; encoded by the coding sequence TTGCGAAAAATAGGCATATCCCTCCTTACTGTTATAACTCTGATTCTTTGTTATTTTACATTTTCATCAGCGGGAAAAGTCTTTCGGTCTGATTGGGATGTACCTGAGAGGGCTGCATCAAAGGTGTCTCAATACCGTCTAGTGCTGATTACGCAGGAGCTGGATACACCTTTTTGGGATAAAGTAGGAGCTGGCGCAAAAAGGCAGGCGGAAGATGAGGGAGCGAGCCTTGAGGTGTGGGGCAGTTATGGGAAGAACCAGGAGGACTTCCTGAAAAAAGTTGAAATAGCTATTCATTCAAAGGTTGATGGAATCATTGTCCAGGGTTTGGATTCAGATGAATTTAAAAATCTGACGAAGGTGAAGGCGGCTTTTTACGGGATTCCGATCATCACGGTTGCCAATGATGTGCCAATGACAGAAAGCCTGAGAAGGACTTATGTGGGATCCGATCAATATATGGCCGGAAGGATGATTGCGAAACAGATAGTCTCAGATATTGACTCCAAGGGGAAAATCATCCTGATGTCTGACAGCCGCCATGAATATTATCAGAATCAGCGGTTAACTGGAATGCAGGATGTATTCAAAGACTATCCAAACATCAAGATTATCAATGCAGAAACAACCGAGGCAAGGGACCAGATCATTGCGACGACCAGGGACATGCTGAACAAGACGCCTGACGCAGATGGGTTTATTGCCGTCAATGCAAATATTGCAGGGTCGATGATCCAGGAAATCAGCAGACGCTCGCAAGTAGAGCCTTTCCATATTTATACGTTTGACGATGCCCCGGACTCACTGTCGCTGCTGATGCGCGGGCAGGTGGACGGAGTAATCGAACAATCCCCTGAGGAGATGGGGATTGTTAGTGTCAATTTAATCATGAAATGGCTAAGGAACGAAACAGTTCCTCTTGATAAAAATGGCTACCTGACGGATATTCGGATGCTGAAAGCGATGGACAGAAAATGA
- a CDS encoding sugar ABC transporter permease — translation MNFFTELRSLVKVNIRDYGMYIALLFIMLTFSIMTDGLFMSSRNISNLLDSAGYIAVLAVGMTLVIVIRHIDLSVGFLAGFLGAIAAILLTQQGVPVYLTIPIILVLGIIIGMFNGLLIAQIGIPSFVATLAGMLIFRGALLQVTEKSGTIIVKDDHFNAIGNGFIPSIIEVNGLHLLSLIVGVIGILIYIYSEISTRKNKLKYQFDVVSKGIFTLKLVFVSAIIAYITWILAGYNGFSWTVVIMLLVVLVYHFLTTKTVIGRHIYAVGSNPEAAHLSGINVKKITYMVFGSMGMLAALSGILFTSRLQSATTTAGTLFELDAIAAAYVGGVSSAGGVGKVTGAIIGAIVMASLSNGMNLLGVGISYQYIIRGGVLAAAVIFDVMTRRKKA, via the coding sequence TTGAACTTTTTCACAGAATTAAGGTCGTTGGTCAAAGTCAATATCCGTGACTACGGAATGTATATCGCATTGCTATTCATCATGCTTACTTTCTCTATCATGACAGATGGGCTGTTCATGTCCTCGCGGAATATAAGCAATCTGCTTGATTCTGCAGGTTATATCGCTGTCCTCGCGGTGGGGATGACACTTGTTATCGTCATCAGGCATATTGACTTGTCTGTTGGCTTCCTGGCGGGTTTCCTCGGTGCAATCGCTGCAATCCTGCTTACTCAGCAAGGCGTGCCCGTGTATTTAACAATTCCAATCATCCTTGTGCTTGGAATCATCATCGGAATGTTCAATGGCTTGCTAATCGCGCAAATCGGAATTCCTTCTTTTGTGGCGACACTTGCAGGGATGCTCATTTTCAGGGGAGCTTTGCTCCAGGTGACGGAAAAATCAGGAACAATCATTGTCAAGGACGATCATTTCAATGCCATCGGGAATGGGTTTATTCCATCTATCATTGAAGTGAATGGTTTGCATCTGCTCTCTTTAATTGTTGGGGTTATTGGAATATTAATCTATATTTATAGTGAAATCTCGACACGCAAAAATAAACTCAAGTACCAATTTGATGTAGTTTCTAAAGGAATCTTCACTCTGAAACTAGTATTCGTATCAGCAATCATTGCCTATATTACTTGGATTCTTGCAGGCTATAACGGTTTCTCCTGGACAGTAGTCATCATGCTGCTTGTGGTCCTTGTGTATCACTTCCTGACGACTAAAACCGTGATTGGCAGACATATTTACGCTGTCGGAAGCAACCCGGAAGCAGCCCATCTTAGCGGAATCAATGTCAAGAAAATTACTTACATGGTCTTTGGCTCGATGGGAATGCTGGCTGCTCTGTCAGGGATTTTATTCACTTCCCGTCTGCAATCAGCGACGACGACTGCTGGAACATTGTTTGAGCTTGACGCCATTGCGGCTGCTTATGTTGGCGGGGTTTCGTCAGCAGGCGGCGTTGGTAAAGTAACAGGCGCCATTATCGGTGCCATCGTAATGGCTTCCCTGTCAAACGGGATGAACCTGCTTGGCGTTGGCATTTCTTATCAGTACATCATCCGTGGCGGGGTGTTGGCTGCAGCCGTTATTTTTGATGTCATGACGCGCAGGAAAAAAGCCTAA
- a CDS encoding response regulator, translating into MIKLLIVDDEQIERDGMQVILQRAYPDIIVEQAKNGKIAVELAGEFKPDLILMDIMMPGMNGLEAIEKISADYPEVKFVMVTAYDMFDYARTALKLGVKDYLLKPSKPREIVETVGKVLEEIEAERASLAVNKLQQEALEKALRVVETDVVTQLLYDHVHEVHIDLLMEMLDIKSTRESFVMVVMLPAGSEHLYQVIKEKVRKNGSGWVGALSGCQLPIIVFRQPDKSYRTQAVFLARDILSSATADTGARWFIGIGDAYGSLDQIRQSYQEALNATMDLSIPVKYRFYSDMPILGAVSDGQLGRQREKQLFDQVRLGQWDLVVDTIMEVIHSYANAGTNLLQAQQRILELLWMASRVMSELGIEIDTPTYSLQAQDYRQLRIETNHLLEQMRQVHEESYDRLEADKIQQIKQYITEHSNEDISLDALANKVGLSPIYISKMFKEKLGVNYIDFLTECRIEKAKKLLADSEKSLKEITFEIGYHEPNYFSKVFKKMCSISPTEYRKTLLSKK; encoded by the coding sequence ATGATAAAACTCCTGATCGTGGATGACGAACAAATTGAACGGGATGGAATGCAGGTGATTCTGCAAAGAGCCTATCCGGATATAATCGTTGAACAAGCGAAAAATGGGAAGATAGCTGTTGAATTGGCTGGAGAATTTAAGCCAGATTTGATCCTGATGGACATCATGATGCCAGGAATGAATGGACTGGAGGCGATTGAGAAGATAAGTGCCGATTATCCAGAAGTGAAATTCGTAATGGTGACTGCCTATGATATGTTTGACTATGCCCGTACCGCTTTGAAGCTTGGCGTAAAGGATTATTTATTAAAGCCAAGTAAACCACGTGAAATCGTCGAAACTGTTGGGAAGGTACTGGAGGAAATTGAAGCCGAAAGGGCATCGCTTGCCGTAAATAAGCTTCAGCAAGAGGCACTGGAAAAAGCCTTGCGCGTCGTCGAGACTGATGTGGTGACACAGCTGCTTTATGACCATGTGCATGAGGTCCATATCGACCTGCTGATGGAAATGCTTGATATTAAATCCACAAGAGAAAGCTTTGTCATGGTTGTCATGCTACCAGCGGGCTCTGAACACCTTTATCAGGTGATTAAGGAAAAGGTTCGCAAAAACGGAAGCGGTTGGGTAGGAGCGTTATCAGGCTGCCAGCTGCCGATCATTGTTTTCCGACAACCAGACAAGTCTTACCGGACCCAGGCAGTTTTCCTGGCAAGGGACATACTCTCATCAGCGACAGCGGACACAGGTGCTAGGTGGTTCATCGGGATCGGGGATGCCTACGGCTCGCTGGATCAAATCAGACAATCCTATCAGGAAGCATTGAACGCTACAATGGATTTATCAATCCCTGTCAAATACCGCTTTTATTCGGATATGCCGATCCTTGGTGCCGTCAGTGACGGACAATTGGGAAGGCAAAGGGAAAAGCAGTTATTTGATCAAGTCCGGCTCGGACAATGGGACCTCGTCGTTGATACAATCATGGAAGTGATTCATAGCTACGCAAACGCTGGAACAAATCTTTTACAAGCGCAGCAGCGGATTCTGGAGCTGCTTTGGATGGCATCCCGCGTGATGAGCGAGCTGGGCATTGAGATCGATACGCCTACCTATTCGCTCCAGGCACAGGATTACCGCCAGCTTCGGATTGAAACAAACCATTTGCTTGAGCAGATGAGGCAGGTACATGAAGAATCCTATGACCGGCTTGAAGCCGACAAAATCCAGCAGATCAAACAATACATTACCGAACATTCGAATGAGGACATTTCGCTTGATGCCCTGGCGAATAAGGTGGGCTTAAGTCCAATCTACATCAGTAAAATGTTCAAGGAAAAGCTGGGTGTAAACTATATCGACTTCTTGACGGAATGCAGGATTGAAAAAGCAAAGAAACTGCTCGCAGATTCAGAGAAAAGCTTGAAGGAGATCACCTTCGAAATTGGATACCATGAACCGAATTATTTTAGCAAGGTATTCAAAAAAATGTGCAGTATTTCGCCAACGGAATACAGGAAGACTCTTTTGAGCAAAAAGTGA
- the xylF gene encoding D-xylose ABC transporter substrate-binding protein — MKRVIFKFAVIISILSLVFAVSACESEKEQAVAPGHSTSSQKVKQADGEKIKVGFTMDTLVEERWLRDRELFRDAVRALGADVEILAANGDDVLQIAHAESLISQGVDVLVVVPHNAEATATIVKKAHMAGIKVMAYDRLVKNADIDMYVSFDNEQVGELQAEAITQLVPKGRYVYIGGAITDNNAHLFKKGVFNVLQPYIDSGDITVVFDQWTKDWTPANAKENMRAALKANNNQIDAVICANDATAGGVIEALAEQGMAGKIPVSGQDAELAGVQRIVEGTQTMTVYKPLKELTQTAAKIAVQMAKGETVAINRKVNNGKIEVPSVLLPPIAVDRSNMDETIIADGFHSREDVYKK, encoded by the coding sequence ATGAAAAGGGTTATTTTTAAATTTGCCGTAATCATAAGCATCCTGTCCCTGGTATTCGCTGTCTCTGCATGCGAATCGGAAAAAGAACAAGCTGTCGCTCCAGGACATTCCACCTCTTCCCAAAAAGTGAAACAGGCAGATGGTGAAAAGATCAAAGTCGGTTTTACGATGGATACTCTCGTCGAAGAACGCTGGCTGAGAGACAGGGAATTGTTCAGGGATGCAGTTCGGGCGCTTGGTGCGGATGTAGAGATTTTAGCCGCGAATGGGGACGACGTCCTGCAAATCGCGCATGCGGAATCATTGATCAGCCAGGGAGTAGACGTGCTGGTGGTCGTTCCTCACAATGCTGAGGCAACCGCGACCATCGTCAAGAAGGCACATATGGCGGGAATCAAGGTGATGGCCTACGACCGGCTTGTGAAAAATGCTGATATTGATATGTATGTTTCTTTTGATAATGAACAGGTAGGCGAGCTCCAGGCGGAAGCGATTACGCAATTAGTTCCTAAGGGAAGGTATGTCTATATTGGCGGAGCCATCACGGACAACAACGCGCACTTGTTTAAAAAGGGTGTCTTCAATGTGCTTCAGCCATATATCGATAGCGGGGATATTACCGTCGTATTCGATCAATGGACGAAGGACTGGACCCCGGCTAATGCAAAGGAAAACATGAGGGCTGCATTGAAGGCGAACAACAATCAAATCGATGCGGTGATTTGTGCCAATGACGCAACGGCTGGCGGCGTGATCGAGGCGCTCGCCGAGCAGGGAATGGCAGGTAAAATTCCGGTATCCGGCCAGGATGCGGAGCTGGCGGGAGTCCAGCGGATTGTGGAAGGAACCCAGACGATGACCGTTTACAAGCCGCTCAAAGAATTAACCCAAACAGCAGCCAAAATTGCCGTCCAGATGGCAAAAGGCGAAACCGTCGCGATCAACAGAAAAGTGAACAACGGAAAGATCGAAGTCCCATCGGTCCTTTTGCCGCCAATAGCTGTAGACAGATCCAATATGGATGAGACAATTATTGCTGATGGTTTTCATTCAAGGGAAGATGTCTATAAAAAGTGA